In one Lysobacter alkalisoli genomic region, the following are encoded:
- a CDS encoding Spx/MgsR family RNA polymerase-binding regulatory protein, giving the protein MTTLYGLKNCDTCKKARKWLDRFGIEHAFVDYRDEPRAPETLVEWKDKLGGWDAMINRSSTTWRNLPANRKAPGSEAEWKLLLREYPQLIRRPVVVTDDGEVTQGFSDNGFKKRFGV; this is encoded by the coding sequence ATGACGACTTTGTACGGACTCAAGAACTGCGACACCTGCAAGAAGGCTCGCAAGTGGCTCGACCGCTTCGGCATCGAACACGCTTTCGTCGATTACCGCGACGAGCCGCGCGCACCGGAGACGCTGGTCGAGTGGAAGGACAAGCTCGGTGGTTGGGACGCGATGATCAACAGATCGTCGACCACCTGGCGCAATCTGCCGGCCAACCGCAAGGCGCCCGGATCGGAAGCGGAGTGGAAACTGCTGCTGCGCGAGTATCCGCAGTTGATCCGTCGACCGGTGGTGGTGACGGACGATGGCGAGGTGACGCAGGGCTTTTCCGACAACGGCTTCAAGAAGCGGTTCGGGGTTTGA